A single genomic interval of Halalkalibaculum roseum harbors:
- a CDS encoding CRTAC1 family protein: MNSGFNNTTLKVLALLIFAGLIYSCGTEIEKPAQDSEAYRQAVSDFYVSLSAVQADQLLFAAEKMETITEKYPDEAAAWANLAVFAMRQANFNLAEERISEALDRSPDNADITFLAGIIESRRGNVNASVDYLRSAADLKPDDLQIAYALVEELERQDDIANADEVFSILNSILEQEPDNLAILLEMVRFSVKREEMKTLEEAMSTLSDYAGNWPEDIQRQFNQISQTILEDESANLTFQLAFLRNNLNQLPKFQSDLRAVQIPPNQVGFLITEFTWLPQPENAAAQKDDQLAFTFELMSEESGVEMAKPISLSDLAESDWVSVKGGTAVINGKKNLPFPGEARTKEAITTIDFNYDFMNDLAFAGSQGFRLYRQEEDSSFTDVTGSLGLSREYLDKSYKRSWSADIDLDGDLDLVMNPTEQPVVVLRNNGDDTFEVIDLFSQFTDPVAFLWADFDGDTDPDAAFLNADGSITVLINERSGRFTEVADLPVGEEVIDIEVSDIDSDTQLDLLAWDNEGIQKIYYNSRDGSWNRENLVEFTNSPSGEEAGAGHLIAADLDNSGSNDILAVTDEKSYYWLSDENLNIDSAASETDGGVLGLADFNGDTRLDMIALNSEGQTVLGVNSGGKDYLARIIRPRASGSLGDRRINSFGIGGEIEIRSGLLYQKQPIEQPWVHLGLGTYDEAEVLRIIWPNGSSQSEFAELGYDSKIFNEQVLKGSCPWVFTYNGNEMEFVTDFLWRTGLGIRINAQGSADVIHSVDWIKVDGDQLKPKNGFYDVRITADLWETHFFDHVSLKAVDHPVGTEVFVDERFSFPPAQPSIHLLKNLKPVAGAINQDGRNVTDKISDLDQKYVDGFKLTKYQGIAEEHFLEVDLGNEVSGNDKLKLVASGWIYPTDTSVNIAISQGSQQAPSPLSLHVPDGQGGWKVAKENIGFPAGKSKTMVIDLEGIFEEGTERRVRLVTNMEIYWNRVLWGVEADSSEIIRKDLKYAEADLRYRGFSRVERPSRFVPEIPDYQTLQGTTPMWSDLEGHYTRFGPVGELIEEIDDRYVIMNAGDEMVFKFPALSEPEPGMDRDFVLVGDGWVKDGDYNTGYSTTVLPLPYHGMEDYSEAPGRLEDDPVFQKFPADWVHYHTRYVTPRDFRTALKFDKE; encoded by the coding sequence ATGAATTCCGGTTTTAATAATACGACCTTAAAAGTACTCGCACTCCTTATATTCGCGGGACTCATCTATTCTTGCGGTACAGAAATTGAGAAGCCTGCTCAAGATTCGGAGGCATACAGGCAGGCAGTCTCCGATTTTTATGTTTCTCTTTCAGCAGTTCAGGCGGATCAATTGCTTTTTGCGGCTGAAAAGATGGAAACAATAACAGAAAAATATCCCGATGAAGCGGCCGCCTGGGCAAATCTGGCTGTATTCGCCATGCGGCAGGCCAATTTCAATCTTGCCGAAGAGCGCATTAGTGAAGCGCTCGATAGATCACCGGATAATGCAGATATCACATTTCTGGCAGGTATAATTGAGAGCAGGAGAGGTAATGTAAATGCCTCTGTGGATTACCTTAGAAGTGCCGCTGATTTAAAACCCGATGATCTTCAGATAGCATATGCTTTGGTTGAAGAGCTTGAGCGTCAGGATGACATTGCCAATGCGGATGAGGTGTTCTCTATTCTGAATTCCATTCTTGAGCAGGAGCCCGATAACCTGGCGATATTGCTTGAAATGGTCAGGTTTTCGGTAAAGCGTGAAGAGATGAAGACCCTGGAAGAGGCGATGAGTACCTTATCGGATTATGCCGGGAATTGGCCTGAAGATATTCAGAGGCAGTTCAACCAAATCAGTCAAACCATCCTCGAGGATGAAAGTGCGAACCTGACATTTCAACTGGCTTTTCTGAGAAATAATTTAAACCAGCTGCCCAAATTTCAAAGTGATCTTCGGGCTGTGCAGATTCCTCCAAACCAGGTAGGATTTCTGATAACAGAATTTACCTGGCTTCCACAGCCTGAAAATGCGGCAGCTCAAAAAGATGATCAACTGGCTTTTACTTTTGAACTGATGTCGGAGGAAAGCGGTGTCGAGATGGCTAAACCGATTTCGTTGTCAGATCTCGCTGAGTCAGACTGGGTATCGGTGAAGGGAGGTACCGCGGTAATAAACGGGAAGAAAAACCTGCCTTTTCCAGGTGAAGCACGCACCAAGGAGGCGATTACGACCATTGATTTTAATTACGATTTCATGAATGACCTGGCATTCGCAGGTTCTCAAGGTTTCAGGCTCTATCGCCAGGAAGAAGATTCATCATTTACCGATGTCACCGGGAGCCTTGGATTGTCAAGAGAATACCTGGATAAATCCTACAAGAGAAGCTGGTCAGCAGATATAGATCTCGATGGCGATCTGGACCTCGTGATGAACCCGACAGAGCAGCCGGTGGTGGTGCTGCGGAATAATGGCGATGATACCTTTGAAGTCATTGATTTGTTCAGTCAATTTACAGATCCGGTGGCCTTTCTTTGGGCTGATTTTGACGGAGATACCGATCCCGACGCCGCTTTTCTAAATGCTGACGGGTCAATTACAGTGCTCATTAATGAGCGCTCAGGCCGTTTTACGGAAGTAGCCGACTTGCCTGTAGGTGAGGAAGTAATTGATATTGAAGTCTCTGATATAGACAGTGATACCCAACTGGACCTATTGGCTTGGGATAATGAGGGCATTCAAAAAATTTATTATAACAGTAGAGATGGCAGCTGGAACCGTGAAAATTTGGTTGAATTTACCAATAGCCCAAGTGGGGAAGAAGCCGGTGCCGGACATCTTATTGCGGCCGATCTGGATAACAGCGGGAGCAACGATATCTTGGCCGTTACCGATGAGAAATCATACTATTGGCTGTCTGATGAAAATTTGAATATAGATTCTGCAGCAAGTGAAACCGATGGTGGGGTTTTGGGTTTAGCTGATTTCAATGGGGATACACGCCTCGATATGATAGCTCTTAATTCTGAAGGGCAAACGGTACTGGGGGTCAACAGCGGTGGGAAAGATTATCTGGCGCGCATCATACGGCCCAGGGCATCGGGATCTTTGGGTGATCGCCGGATTAACTCCTTTGGAATAGGAGGGGAGATTGAAATTCGATCGGGTCTGCTTTATCAAAAGCAACCCATTGAACAGCCGTGGGTGCACCTTGGTTTAGGAACCTATGATGAGGCCGAAGTGCTTCGTATCATCTGGCCGAACGGTTCTTCCCAATCAGAATTTGCGGAGTTGGGTTATGATTCAAAAATATTCAATGAACAGGTATTGAAAGGTTCTTGTCCGTGGGTCTTTACCTATAATGGTAATGAGATGGAATTTGTAACCGATTTTCTGTGGCGAACTGGTCTTGGAATCAGAATCAATGCCCAGGGAAGTGCCGATGTTATTCACAGTGTGGACTGGATCAAGGTTGACGGTGACCAACTGAAACCTAAGAACGGTTTTTATGATGTTCGTATTACCGCAGATCTTTGGGAAACCCACTTCTTTGATCATGTATCACTCAAAGCGGTTGATCACCCCGTAGGAACCGAAGTTTTTGTTGATGAGCGGTTCTCTTTCCCTCCGGCTCAACCCTCTATTCACTTACTCAAAAATCTGAAACCTGTAGCCGGTGCTATTAACCAGGATGGGAGAAATGTGACGGATAAGATTAGTGATCTTGACCAAAAATATGTTGATGGATTTAAACTGACCAAATATCAAGGCATTGCAGAAGAGCACTTCCTGGAAGTGGACCTTGGAAACGAGGTTTCTGGGAATGATAAATTAAAACTGGTAGCATCCGGGTGGATATATCCAACAGATACCTCAGTAAATATTGCTATCAGTCAGGGCAGTCAACAGGCACCAAGTCCCCTGAGTCTTCATGTGCCTGACGGTCAAGGAGGATGGAAAGTGGCAAAAGAAAACATCGGATTTCCTGCCGGTAAAAGTAAAACCATGGTGATCGATCTTGAAGGTATTTTTGAAGAGGGAACCGAACGAAGGGTGAGACTGGTTACTAATATGGAAATTTACTGGAATAGAGTACTCTGGGGAGTGGAAGCCGATAGCAGTGAAATAATCAGAAAAGATTTGAAGTATGCAGAAGCTGATTTACGCTACCGTGGATTCTCGAGAGTTGAGCGACCAAGTCGTTTTGTTCCGGAAATTCCTGACTATCAAACCCTTCAAGGAACAACTCCTATGTGGAGCGATTTGGAAGGACATTATACCAGGTTTGGTCCGGTAGGTGAGCTGATAGAAGAAATTGATGACAGGTACGTTATCATGAATGCGGGGGACGAAATGGTTTTTAAATTCCCGGCACTTTCCGAACCGGAACCCGGAATGGATCGTGATTTTGTTCTGGTGGGTGACGGCTGGGTCAAAGACGGAGACTACAATACCGGATATTCCACAACGGTTCTCCCGCTTCCCTATCATGGAATGGAAGATTACAGTGAAGCTCCAGGCAGGTTGGAAGATGATCCGGTTTTTCAGAAGTTTCCTGCAGATTGGGTACATTACCACACGCGATATGTTACTCCCAGGGACTTCCGAACTGCACTAAAATTTGACAAAGAATAG